One Arthrobacter sp. StoSoilB19 DNA window includes the following coding sequences:
- a CDS encoding bile acid:sodium symporter family protein gives MLEATKSHNSPDGTPVNPALQAESKIARIAVTMFPILVVAAGVIGFLLPGVFKPMAPSVPYLLGIIMFCMGLTLTPPDFAAVAKRPWAVALGIVAHYIIMPGAGWLIAGALNLEPELAVGVILVGCAPSGTASNVMAFLAKGDVALSVAVASVSTLIAPIVTPLLVLFLAGSYLQIDAAGMVLDIVKTVLLPVVAGLLARLFLKKLVAKVLPALPWASAVVISLIVAIVVAGSAGKIIGAGAIVFLAVVLHNGFGLGLGYLAGKIGRLDDKARRALAFEVGMQNSGLAATLATAHFSPLAALPSAVFSLWHNISGAIVAAWLARRPLQEKQA, from the coding sequence ATGCTTGAGGCAACTAAATCCCATAATTCCCCGGACGGGACACCCGTCAACCCTGCGCTGCAAGCGGAGAGCAAGATCGCCCGCATCGCGGTGACGATGTTCCCCATCCTGGTGGTGGCCGCAGGTGTCATCGGCTTCCTGCTCCCCGGGGTCTTCAAACCCATGGCGCCCAGCGTGCCCTACCTGCTGGGCATCATCATGTTCTGCATGGGCCTGACCCTGACTCCGCCGGACTTCGCCGCCGTGGCCAAGCGTCCGTGGGCGGTGGCACTGGGCATCGTTGCCCACTACATCATCATGCCCGGGGCCGGCTGGCTGATCGCCGGCGCCCTCAACCTCGAGCCCGAGCTGGCCGTCGGCGTCATCCTGGTGGGATGCGCACCCTCCGGTACGGCCTCCAACGTGATGGCGTTCCTGGCCAAGGGCGACGTTGCCCTCTCGGTGGCGGTGGCATCCGTCTCCACCCTGATCGCCCCGATCGTAACCCCGCTGCTGGTCCTGTTCCTGGCCGGTTCCTACCTTCAGATCGACGCCGCCGGCATGGTCCTGGACATCGTCAAGACCGTGCTGCTGCCGGTGGTGGCAGGCCTGCTCGCCCGGCTCTTCCTCAAGAAGCTCGTCGCAAAGGTGCTGCCCGCACTGCCGTGGGCGTCCGCCGTCGTGATCTCCCTGATCGTGGCCATCGTGGTGGCCGGCAGCGCCGGCAAGATCATCGGGGCCGGCGCCATTGTGTTCCTTGCCGTGGTGCTGCACAACGGCTTTGGCCTGGGCCTGGGCTACCTCGCCGGCAAAATCGGACGCCTGGACGACAAGGCGCGCCGAGCCCTCGCCTTCGAGGTGGGCATGCAGAACTCCGGCCTGGCGGCGACCCTGGCCACCGCCCACTTCAGCCCGCTGGCGGCGCTCCCGTCCGCCGTCTTCTCCCTGTGGCACAACATTTCCGGCGCCATCGTGGCTGCCTGGCTCGCCCGGCGCCCGCTGCAGGAAAAGCAGGCCTGA
- a CDS encoding MFS transporter yields MSGHTTLAPAGTAAKRKEARTVILSSYLGSTIEFYDFLLYATAAAVAFPKVFFAGTDEWVGVVAAYATFAAGYLARPLGGIIFGHFGDKVGRKGMLIISMAMMGIASTLIGLIPGAGVIGPWGAVILVLLRVCQGIAVGGEWGGAALMALEHADPRRRGFAASFVNAGAPTGAVLGTVVMGIFSALPQDAFLAWGWRVPFLLSFVLLIVGMFVRLRVSESPIFAEAVAKEEAQATTKRKIPLLEVLRRPKALIMIMFAGAAGFGLQVVLPTFSVTYAVSKGAPQQGVLYAFAGASAISIIFVLLGGRLSDRFGRRPVMIAGLALFIAYLFPMFGMLGSGNVGLVFVAFTVALVLHSSLYGPLAAFVSEQFGTTSRYTGAAVGYQLATLIGAGFTPGILAGLYKDSGQSIVPVVVFLSVMALVSIVFIALTRESKNNDLTTVR; encoded by the coding sequence ATGTCCGGACACACCACGCTCGCACCCGCGGGCACGGCCGCCAAGCGCAAGGAAGCGCGCACGGTCATCCTGTCCAGCTATCTGGGCAGCACCATCGAGTTCTACGACTTCCTGCTGTACGCCACGGCCGCAGCAGTAGCTTTCCCCAAGGTCTTCTTCGCCGGCACGGACGAATGGGTGGGCGTGGTGGCGGCCTACGCCACCTTCGCCGCCGGGTACTTGGCCAGGCCGCTGGGCGGCATCATCTTCGGCCACTTCGGTGACAAGGTGGGCCGCAAGGGAATGCTGATCATCTCCATGGCCATGATGGGCATCGCCTCCACCCTCATCGGCCTGATTCCCGGCGCCGGCGTCATCGGGCCGTGGGGCGCCGTGATCCTGGTGCTCCTGCGCGTCTGCCAGGGCATCGCCGTCGGCGGTGAATGGGGCGGTGCCGCGCTCATGGCCCTGGAGCACGCCGACCCCAGGCGGCGCGGTTTCGCCGCCTCCTTCGTCAACGCCGGCGCCCCCACCGGCGCCGTGCTGGGCACCGTGGTGATGGGCATCTTCTCGGCATTGCCGCAGGACGCGTTCCTGGCCTGGGGGTGGCGGGTGCCGTTCCTGCTGTCCTTCGTGCTGCTGATCGTGGGCATGTTTGTCCGCCTGCGGGTCTCGGAGAGCCCCATCTTCGCCGAGGCCGTGGCCAAGGAAGAGGCCCAGGCAACCACCAAGCGCAAGATCCCGCTGCTTGAGGTGCTGCGCCGGCCCAAGGCCCTGATCATGATCATGTTCGCCGGCGCCGCCGGGTTCGGGCTGCAGGTGGTACTGCCCACGTTCTCAGTGACGTATGCCGTGTCCAAGGGGGCGCCGCAGCAGGGCGTGCTTTACGCCTTCGCCGGAGCCTCGGCCATCTCCATCATCTTCGTCCTCCTGGGCGGCCGCCTGTCCGACCGTTTTGGCCGCAGGCCCGTGATGATTGCCGGACTGGCCCTGTTCATCGCCTACCTTTTCCCCATGTTCGGCATGCTGGGCTCCGGCAACGTCGGGCTTGTCTTCGTGGCCTTTACCGTGGCACTGGTCCTGCACTCATCCCTGTACGGGCCGCTGGCAGCCTTCGTCTCCGAACAGTTCGGCACCACGTCCCGCTACACCGGCGCTGCGGTCGGCTACCAGCTGGCCACCCTGATCGGGGCGGGTTTCACCCCCGGCATCCTGGCCGGGCTCTACAAGGACTCCGGCCAGAGCATCGTTCCCGTGGTGGTGTTCCTGTCCGTCATGGCCCTCGTCTCGATTGTCTTCATCGCCCTGACGCGCGAGTCTAAGAACAACGACCTCACCACGGTCCGTTAG
- a CDS encoding acyl-CoA dehydrogenase family protein, which translates to MGTLTTADAALGARLYEAADWYDAESLLTLEERQVMSRLRSFLDAEARPLLAEYWERGEFPEQLARPLIDLDLMEPAGLTADGPARGIYQGFRIFELARTDASLATWYTAQAGLFRTAIRVGASAEQQAEWMPRVIDFSLKGVFSLTEPGSGSDIAGGLSTTARRQADGSWVLDGAKRWIGGAATADVLAVFARDAADGQVKAFLLDRAADGITLEKIHGKTSLRMMQNAHITLTGVRVPESMRLQNVNSFRDVAAMLRAMRSDVAWIATGIAAGAFEAALAYVNERRQFGRTLGSFQLVQEKLARMLGNVTSALSLVVRLTEQQAKGIYRDQDSALAKMQTSLFMRDTVALAREVVGGNGITLATDVARFHADAEAVYSYEGTHEINALIIGRALTGESAFTR; encoded by the coding sequence ATGGGCACGCTGACGACGGCGGATGCCGCCCTGGGTGCCCGGCTTTACGAAGCAGCGGATTGGTACGACGCCGAGTCCCTGCTCACGCTCGAGGAGCGCCAGGTCATGTCCCGGCTGCGGTCATTCCTGGACGCGGAAGCCAGGCCGCTCCTGGCCGAGTACTGGGAACGCGGCGAGTTTCCCGAACAGCTGGCGCGGCCGCTGATCGACCTGGACCTGATGGAACCGGCCGGGCTCACGGCGGACGGACCCGCACGGGGCATCTACCAGGGCTTCCGGATCTTTGAACTTGCCCGCACCGACGCGTCCCTGGCCACCTGGTATACCGCCCAGGCCGGCCTGTTCCGGACGGCCATCCGCGTGGGTGCCTCGGCGGAACAGCAGGCCGAATGGATGCCCAGGGTCATCGACTTCTCGCTCAAGGGCGTCTTCTCGCTGACCGAACCCGGGTCCGGTTCGGACATCGCCGGCGGACTGTCCACCACCGCCCGGCGGCAGGCTGACGGCAGCTGGGTCCTTGACGGCGCCAAGCGCTGGATCGGGGGCGCAGCCACCGCGGACGTCCTGGCCGTGTTTGCCCGGGACGCCGCGGACGGGCAGGTCAAGGCCTTCCTCCTGGACCGCGCCGCGGACGGAATCACGCTGGAAAAGATCCACGGAAAGACGTCGCTCAGGATGATGCAGAACGCCCACATCACCCTCACCGGTGTCCGCGTCCCTGAGTCGATGCGCCTGCAGAACGTGAACTCCTTCAGGGACGTCGCGGCAATGCTCCGGGCCATGCGCTCGGATGTGGCCTGGATCGCCACCGGCATCGCCGCCGGCGCGTTCGAGGCCGCGCTGGCCTACGTCAACGAACGCCGGCAGTTCGGACGCACCCTTGGTTCCTTCCAGCTGGTCCAGGAAAAACTGGCCCGCATGCTGGGGAACGTCACCTCCGCCCTGTCCCTGGTGGTCCGGCTTACCGAGCAGCAGGCCAAAGGCATCTACCGTGACCAGGACTCTGCTTTGGCAAAGATGCAGACGTCCCTTTTCATGCGTGACACCGTAGCCCTTGCCCGCGAGGTGGTGGGCGGCAACGGCATCACGCTGGCCACGGATGTGGCCCGCTTCCACGCCGACGCCGAAGCCGTCTACTCCTACGAGGGCACCCACGAGATCAACGCCCTCATCATCGGCCGCGCCCTCACGGGCGAAAGCGCCTTCACCCGCTGA
- a CDS encoding long-chain fatty acid--CoA ligase: MDNNGVGSWLHRRRRKSGAKAAILSGARTLSYEELADRTDRLASALRDRGVAKGDRVAYLGENHPSFVETFFACGLLGAIFVPLNTRLAPPELQFQLQDSGARLLVNAGALGASAAAALEGTGVTHRLVVAADGGTEPSAGTSPAAVVPCEVAPYEEALQAAAPDPADVPVGHDDAAMILYTSGTTGKPKGALLTHGNITWNCINTIVDMDLNRNDVALMISPLFHVASLDMGLLPMLLKGATVVLEAKFDPARVLELIQEHKVTTLNGVPTTFQLLCEHPGWAAADVSSLDKLTCGGSAIPRRVLDAYEDRGIGFTSCYGMTETAPGATMLPVDRSRDKAGSAGLPHFFTDVRIADPMGGAVDPGGVGEIQISGPNVIKEYWNRPEATAASYADGAWFRSGDMGYRDQEGFLFVSDRLKDMIISGGENIYPAEVEAVIAEHRAVSSVAVIGVSDDKWGEVPQAIVTLREGESLTEEQLRSFLDGRLARYKIPKSLVVVADMPRTASGKIRKMELRKQL; encoded by the coding sequence ATGGACAACAACGGAGTTGGATCCTGGCTGCACCGCCGCCGCCGGAAGTCAGGCGCCAAGGCAGCCATCCTGTCCGGAGCCCGCACGCTGAGCTATGAAGAGTTGGCCGACAGGACCGACCGCCTGGCCAGCGCGCTCCGGGACAGGGGAGTGGCAAAGGGCGACCGGGTGGCCTACCTGGGCGAGAACCACCCTTCCTTCGTGGAAACGTTCTTTGCCTGCGGTCTGCTCGGTGCCATCTTCGTGCCGCTCAACACCCGGCTGGCTCCGCCGGAACTGCAGTTCCAGCTGCAGGATTCCGGGGCCCGGCTCCTGGTCAACGCCGGCGCCCTGGGGGCGTCTGCCGCTGCTGCCCTGGAAGGTACGGGCGTCACCCACCGGCTGGTTGTAGCGGCCGACGGCGGGACTGAACCTTCCGCCGGCACCTCACCCGCCGCCGTCGTTCCCTGTGAGGTGGCACCCTACGAGGAGGCGCTGCAGGCTGCGGCACCGGATCCCGCCGACGTGCCGGTGGGGCACGATGACGCGGCGATGATCCTCTACACCTCCGGCACCACGGGCAAGCCCAAGGGTGCCCTGCTGACCCACGGGAACATCACGTGGAACTGCATCAACACCATCGTGGACATGGACCTGAACCGAAACGATGTGGCGCTGATGATCTCGCCGCTGTTCCATGTGGCGTCGCTGGACATGGGCCTGCTGCCGATGCTGCTGAAGGGTGCCACCGTGGTGCTTGAGGCGAAGTTCGATCCCGCCAGGGTCCTGGAACTCATCCAGGAGCACAAGGTGACCACCCTTAACGGCGTGCCCACCACGTTCCAGCTCCTCTGCGAGCATCCGGGATGGGCCGCGGCGGACGTCAGCTCCCTGGACAAGCTCACCTGCGGCGGCTCCGCCATCCCCCGCCGCGTCCTGGATGCGTACGAGGACCGCGGCATCGGCTTCACCAGCTGCTACGGCATGACCGAAACAGCGCCGGGCGCCACCATGCTTCCAGTCGACAGGTCCCGGGACAAAGCGGGCTCGGCAGGCCTGCCGCACTTCTTCACGGACGTCCGGATCGCCGACCCGATGGGCGGTGCAGTGGACCCGGGCGGGGTGGGGGAGATCCAGATCTCCGGCCCCAATGTGATCAAGGAGTACTGGAACCGGCCGGAGGCCACCGCCGCCAGCTACGCGGACGGGGCCTGGTTCCGCTCCGGGGACATGGGCTACCGGGACCAGGAAGGCTTCCTGTTCGTCTCGGACCGGCTCAAGGACATGATCATCTCCGGCGGGGAAAACATCTACCCGGCCGAGGTGGAAGCCGTGATCGCGGAGCACAGGGCTGTCAGCAGCGTGGCGGTCATCGGGGTTAGCGATGACAAATGGGGCGAGGTTCCCCAGGCCATCGTGACCCTGCGGGAGGGCGAATCGCTGACGGAGGAGCAGCTGCGCAGCTTCCTGGACGGCCGGCTGGCCCGGTACAAGATTCCCAAGTCGCTGGTGGTGGTGGCGGACATGCCCCGCACGGCCAGCGGCAAGATCCGCAAGATGGAGCTCCGCAAGCAGCTCTGA
- a CDS encoding MaoC family dehydratase produces MPNLVVDFDTLLTLSGKDLGTTDYRQITQEQINLFADATDDQQWIHTDPERAKDGPFGAPIAHGFLTLSLIIPFWGELFDVDGVTTKVNYGLDKVRFTSPVTVGSKVRMQATIAEVTEVKGGAQIKVNATIEIEGQERPAVVAEFLARFYK; encoded by the coding sequence ATGCCCAATCTCGTCGTCGATTTCGACACCCTGCTCACCCTGTCCGGCAAGGACCTCGGCACCACCGACTACCGCCAGATCACCCAGGAACAAATCAACCTCTTCGCCGACGCCACCGACGACCAGCAGTGGATCCACACCGACCCCGAACGCGCCAAGGACGGCCCGTTCGGCGCCCCCATCGCCCATGGCTTCCTCACCCTGTCGCTGATCATCCCGTTCTGGGGCGAGCTGTTCGACGTGGACGGCGTCACCACCAAGGTCAACTACGGCCTGGACAAAGTCCGCTTCACCTCCCCGGTGACGGTCGGCTCCAAGGTCCGCATGCAGGCCACCATCGCCGAGGTCACCGAGGTCAAGGGCGGCGCCCAGATCAAGGTCAACGCCACCATCGAAATCGAAGGCCAGGAACGCCCCGCCGTCGTCGCCGAATTCCTCGCCCGCTTCTACAAGTAG